The DNA segment AGGATCGGCGGTGCGACAGTCGGGCTCTACGCCCTGACGACGACCCTCGCAGGCATCATTGGCCTTGCGGTTGCGAACGTGCTTCAGCCGGGCCGTGGCCTCGAATTCGGCGGCGGTGAAGCGCAATCGAAAGCACCGCCGTCGTTGCTGGATGTCGTTCTCGGAATCGTGCCGAACAATCCGGTCGCGGCGCTCGCGGAGGGGAATCTGCTGGCGACGGTTTTCTTCGTCATCGTATTCGGAATCGCGCTGACGTACGTCCGCTCCCAGCAAGACGCGCTCGCGGATAGCGTCGATTCGGTGTTCGAAGCGTTTGAGGTTGGTGCTGAAGCGATGTTTGTCATCGTTCGGGGAGTCCTCGAATTCGGTGTGCTCGGCGTGTTCGCGCTGATGGCGTCCGGAATCGGCACTGAAGGGATCGGCCTGTTCTCCTCACTGGGCGAACTCGTGTTGGCAGTCACTATCGCAATCGTCATTCACATCGGCTTCACCTATCTCGTTCTCTTGATGGGCGTGGTTGCCGACGTGTCGCCGATTGCGTTCCTCAGCGGGGCGAAAGACGCGATGGTGACCGCGTTCGCGACTCGGTCCTCGAGCGGAACGCTCCCTGTCACGATGCGCAATGCGGACGAAGACCTGCAGATCGCCGAGCGGGTGTATTCGTTCACCCTCCCAGTCGGTGCGACGGCGAACATGGACGGGGCCGCCATCCGGCAGGCAGTCACCGTGATGTTCGCCGCGAACGTCGTCGGACAGCCACTGGTGCTCACTGAACAGGTCTTCGTCTTGATAGTGGCCGTCCTCATCAGCATCGGAACCGCCGGCGTTCCGGGAGCGGGCATCGTCATGCTCACCGTGATTCTCACACAGGTCGGCCTCCCACTGGAGGTCGTCGGGTTCGTCGCTGGCGTCGACCCGATCCTCGGGCGGATTGCAACGATGAACAACGTCACCGGCGACCTCGCGGTTTCGACCGTCGTCGGGAAGTGGAACGACGGACTCGACCTAAATGAGGGCGTCTGGTCACGAAATCTGAGCGGCGTCGCCGAGTTCGTTCCCGGTGACGACTAGAGGACCACGGCGGTAGAGATTGAAACAGAAACTAATGCTGGTACAGTTGTTATCTTAACCTATAAGAGCCGAAATACTTCTGGCGGCTGAACTGACAACAGCAGTGTGAGCGATTTCCGGGCCGGTGACACCAGTCAGGCCCGTTTGTCCGACGAGTAGTGTAGTTTTGCGGTTTCAGAAACCGTGCGGTACCGTCGCAGTGTTATTTGGTTCGTTTCCGTTCCTGTGTCGGGTGGTCAGTGACGTACACTTTCGTCTCGTCCGGAACGTCGTCGGTGACCCAGGAGTTCGCCCCGATGCTGACGTGGTCGCCGACGGTGATAGCGCCCAGAACTTTCGTGCCCGCGCCGATGACGACATGGTCGCCGATGTCGGGGTGTCGTTTGTACCCCTTTTTCAGTCTGTGTTCGTCGCTCTCGTCGGCCTCGAAGTGGAGCGCGCCGAGCGTTACGTCCTGATAGAGGCGTACCCACTCGCCGACGGTCGTGGTTTCACCGATGACGACACCGGTTCCGTGGTCGATGAAGAAGTAGTCGCCGATTTCAGCGCCGGGGTGGATGTCGATACCGGTCTCAGTCTTGGCGTATTCGGTGAGTTCGCGAGCGTACTCGGATGCCCCGGCCTCGTAGAGTGTGTGTGCGACCCGCTGTACGAGTATCGCCATGAAGCCCGGATAGGACCGGATTATCTCCATGTACGTCTTCGCCGCCGGATCGCCTTTGAACGCGGCCTCGACGTCTCTTTTGAGTCGCGTTCGAATTGCTGGGAGCCGATTGATGACGGCGTCGACCGTCTCAGCGGGGTCAGATCCGGCGTACGGTCTGATACCGGCAAAGAAGAGGCCACCAAGGGTGTCGAGACGGTCCAGCACGGCGAGTTCGTCCCGGACCAGTTCAGCGGCGTTCCAGCAGGTCGGGAAGAACAGTCGCTTGAGGATGTCGACTTCCGGCCGTCGGTGTTCCCGCCGCGGAAACTCCATCTGTGTCTGTGTGGGAAACGGCTCTTCGTCGGCCTGGTATGCCTCGAACAGTTTCTCGTGTGTGTCGCCCGTGTAACAGTAGTCCATATCGGATGGTTGGGCTGAACCATCTTAGTTCTGAAACAACAGTTCTCTCTTTGGCTATATGTTGTGTTCTCGCTGGCGCAGTAGAACTGCAAACGAGCAGCATCCCACACTGAGAGGTAGCTATTTGAGACTGGCTTGTCATCGAGTCTGTATGAACGGCGAGTGCTACTTCTGTCACGGCATCGTCTCCCCACCGGAGGAGGGCCACATCTGGCTGCGTGAGCACGACAGCCACGAGGTGTATATGCACGAACAGTGTGCTAGCGGCCACAACGTCATCGAAGGGGGGCAGAACCCGGCCGGTGAACTCCTGATTACGTGCCCGGAATGTGGCGAAGTCGAAACCGTGTAGCAATCCACGCAGGTAGCCCGGCGGACTGCCAGCGCGCCCATCCTACGGGAGTGAAATATCGACGCCGGACTGCAGGCTGGCGGCTTTCACGGTGTTGTACATCAGCATCGCGATGGTGAGCGGGCCGACGCCGCCCGGGACCGGCGTGATGGCGTCTGCCTTCGCTTTCGCGCTCTCGAAGTCCACGTCCCCGACGAGTTCGTACCCCTTCTCCGTGTCAGCATCAACCCGGTTGATGCCCACATCAATAACTGTCGTACCCGCCGAGAGCATCGATCCGTCTATCATTTCCGGAACCCCGGCGGCGGCGATCACGATGTCGGCGTTGCGAGTCTTTTCGGCCAGGTCGTCAGTTCGGGAGTGACACACAGTTGTCGTCGCGTTTCCGCCCGGGCCGTACTGAATGAGCAGGTTCGCCATCGGCTTGCCGACGATGTCCGAGCGACCGACGACAACGGCGTCTTTCCCCTCCGTCTCCACACCAGTTTCGGCCAGTATCTTCTGTATTCCGTGGGGCGTACAGGGCTTGTATCGAGCATTGCCGGCGACGAGCCGGCCGACGTTTTCGGGATGGAACCCGTCGACGTCTTTCATTGGATCGATCCGCTCCAAGACGTCGCGCTTGGGAACGTGGTCGGGGACCGGCATCTGGACGAGAATTCCGTGGACGGCCGGGTCCGCGTTCAGCTCGTCGATGGTCGAAAACAGCGTCTCAGCCGGTTCGTCCGCGCTAATTTCGTAATGGAACCCCTCGATGCCGATCTCCTCACAGGCCTGTTGTTTCATCGAGACGTACGTTTCACTCGCGCCGTCGTCGCTCATCAACACCGTCGCCAGCCCCGGTGTGACAGCCTCGCCGACGAGCGTGTCCGTGCACGCCGCGACGCCCGCTGTGATCTGGTCGCCGATTTCGTTGCCGTCGATTATTGTAGTCATTATTGCTGTGTTCGCTATCGGCCCGGGAGTCCCCGGTCAGGCGTCCGGAGTGGGAACCGCTGCTGGACGGTCGGCTGTCGGGGCTGGGCAAGCGTTCGATACTCGTCTCAACCCCCGCCGGAATAGTCGGCGATGGGGAATAATCCAGCCTTTGAAGTGACATCGGCTATTCGTCCAGCGTGCAACCACAAGCGGTCGACAATTCGACAGTATTTCGGGTAAAGGGGCGAGGTACCGAAGGTTTTTGTCCGAACCCGTGGTTGGTCTACACAACCATACCGGGAGGCATCGCCCTCTCATCCGGGAGCAACTGCACTATGAGTGAGATTCGGTTCAGCACCGACAGAGAATCGTTCATCGAAACCGCGAGGACCGCAGCGGACGGCGCTCGCGTGCCGGTCGAAGCGCGCGTCACAGTCCCTGACCCGTTCGAGGCGTATCGCCGCGCCCGGGACGGGAACACAGACGGCTTCTACCTCGAGACGACCGGCGGGCAATCCGGCTGGGGGTACTTCGGCGTCGATCCGGTCGAGCAAATCGAAGTCTCTGCGAGCGCGACGCCCGCACAGGACGGCGGGAGTCCGAGTATCGAGACCATCGACGAGCTACTCGACCGCGAACACCTAGAGCGCGGCGACTGTACGGTTCCGTACCCGTGTGGCGCGTTCGGCTGGCTTTCCTACGACGTGGCACGGGAACTGGAAGATATCCCAGAGACTACCGTTTCGGACGGCCTCCCACGGCTTCAGTTTGGCGTGTTCGACTGCATCGCCGCGTGGGAGGAGCCACACGACGGCGACGTCGAGATACATGTAACGGCCTGTCCCACCGTCGACGGGTCGGCTGAATCGGCATTCGAGCGTGGCCGGACGATGGCCCGAGAGCTAGCACAGGACGCCATCCACGGCGAGAAACACGTCCAGTCCCAGCCAACCGCTGCGAGTCAGGCCACGTTCGAGAGCGAGTGCGGCGAAGCAGCGTTCGCCGACCGCGTCCGGCAAATAAAACAGTACGTCAGGGACGGCGACACGTTCCAGACAAACGTCTCACACCGGCTGACCGCCCCGGCGGCCGTCCACCCGGTCGACACCTTCGACGCCGTCCGTCGGGTGAATCCGGCTCCGTACTCAGCCCTGCTTGAGTTCCCCGGCGTCGACCTTGTCAGCGCCAGCCCGGAGCTGTTGCTGGACGTCGATGGCGACCAGTTGCTTACGGAGCCGATTGCCGGAACGCGGCCGCGAGGCGCGACGCCGTCCGAAGACGAGGACCTTGAGGCAGACCTCTGTAGCGACGAGAAGGAGCGGGCTGAACACGCCATGCTGGTCGACCTCGAACGCAATGACCTCGGCAAGGTCAGCGAGTATGGGTCCGTCGACGTCGCCGAGTACCGCCGCGTCGACCGGTATTCCGAGGTGATGCACCTCGTGTCTCTCATCGAAGGGGAATTACGCGACGACGTGAGCATTGCCGACGCGGTCGCAGCCGTGTTCCCCGGCGGAACCATCACCGGCGCGCCGAAGCCGCGGACGATGGAGATTATCGACGAGGTGGAGCGGACCCGACGAGGGCCCTACACCGGCAGTATCGGGATGTTTGGTTTCGACGATCGAGCGACGCTGAACATCACGATCAGGACGCTGGTTCACTACGACGGCGAGTACCGCCTCCGCGTCGGGAGCGGCATCGTACACGACTCCGTTCCAGAGGCGGAGTACAGGGAGACACTGGACAAGGCCCGGGCGCTCGTTACTGCCGTCGACGAGGCGCTCGGCGAACAGGGGTCGTTCGCCGTCGAATCCGAGACCGAACCGATGGAGGGGATGCGATGATACTCATTATCGACAACTACGATTCCTTCGCCTACAATCTGGTCCAGTACGTCGGCGAGTTCGACGATGTCACGGTCCGCCGGAACGACGCTATCGATGTTGAGGGCATCCACGAACTCGACCCGGACGGCATCGTCGTCTCGCCGGGGCCCGGGACGCCCGCAGAGGCCGGCGTGTCCATCGACGTGTTCGCCGAGACAGAGTACCCGGCGCTTGGCGTCTGTCTGGGCCACCAGGCGCTCTGTGCGGCCCACGGGACTCCTGTCGGCCACGCGCCGAGCGTGGTCCACGGGAAGCCCTCGGAGGTCCGCCACGATGGAACGAGGCTATACGACGGGATCAACGACCCGTTCGAGGTCGGGCGGTATCACTCGCTGGCCGTTGAGGCGGCAGCGCTCCCGGACGAGCTGGAGGAGACGGCCTACACCAACGACGAGCAGGGCGTCGTGATGGGCGTCCAGCACGCCGAGAAACCACACATCGGCGTCCAGTTCCATCCGGAGAGCATCCTCACTGACGCCGGGAAACAGATCGTCGAGAACTTCTGTACCGGAATCGCCGAGGCCTGAAACCGCAGCGCCCGCGGTTTATTTCTTTTCTGGTGGGTCCACATCGTGATGCGTCTGAATGTCCGGCAGTTTCCTGACGGCGCGTCGGAAGAGGGAGGTGTGGCCCTGCTCGTCCCGGTACCAGGTCACGGTCAGCCCGCCGACCGCCACAAGTGATATTACGGCGAACGGGCCGCCAGTCAGGACGGCCAGGGCCTGAAGCGTCTCAGCACCACCGAGAAGCAACACCGAAACGGCGACTGAACCCTGAAAAATACCCCAGAAGACGATATGCGTCGCCGACGGTGCCATCCCCCGTCGCGTTGCCAGAACAGAGACGACGAGCGTCGAGGTGTCCGCCGACGTGGCCATGAACACGATGATGAGCGCGAGAAACAGGAACATCAGAAGCTGTCCAAGCGGTAATGACGCGAACAGCGGGAAGCCGGCGACCGCCTCCGAACCGCCACGTTGTGCGATCGCGGCGAGAATATCGGCCTGCCCCGTCTGCTGGATGAACAGCGACGTACCACCGAGCAGTAGGAACCAGACCATCGTCGCCGCCGAGGTCGCAACGACACTCGTGAACACGACAGTTCTGACCCGGCGACCGCGGGAGAGTGCGGCGATGAACAGCCCTGCGAAGGGTGCCCACGAAAACCACCACGACCAGTTCCAGACGGTCCACGCCGCGACCCACTGCCCGCCCGTGTGAAGACTCAACGGAACGAACTCCACCACGTAAGTCCCGAGTGCCTGCGTTCCTCGCTGGAGAATGAACAACCGTGGACCGACGGCGGCGATGAGAAGCGCGAACAGGCCAAACAAGACGATATTGAGGCCGGCGATGCGACGGATGCCACGGTGGATCCCAGTCGCGCTGGAGACAACAAATATCAGGGTCAAGCCGCCGACGAACAGGACCGGCCCGACCTCACCGGCTGCCACGTCCCACTGGTAATTGATCCCGGCGAGGAACTGCTCGCTCACGAGTGCGACCGAGGTGGCGATGCCCCCGATAGTGGCAAAAACGGCCAGCGTATCGACCAGTGTGGCCCAGGCCGAATCGAGCTCATCGACACCGAGCAAGGGGGCCAGCACTGTCGAGACCCGGAGCGGAGCGCCCCGCGTGAACGCGAAGTACGCTATCGGGACGCCGATGACAGCGTATGCGCTCCAGGCCGAGACGCCCCAGTGAAAGAGGGTGTACACAAGCGCGCCGTTGACGGCGCCCGGCGACCCGGCTGCTGCCCCGATGTACGGCGGTGGCTGGTCGTAGTGAAACAAGGCCTCAGTGGGGCCCCAGAACACCAGTCCGGCCGCGATGCCGGCGGTGAAAACGAGCGTAAAGTATGTCGGATACGTGTAGCTTGGCTCCGTGTCCGGACCGCCGAGTTTGATTTCGCCCCAGGGCCCAAGCAACAGAAACAGACAGTAACAGACCGAGAGGAAGACCGCGGCGAGAAACAGCGGGCCGCCGCCGCGAAGGACTGTGGCAGCAGCGGCGTCGACGGCACCCGTCGTCCGGGCAGGGAATGCGATCTGGAGCCCGAAGAACGCGGCGAACACGAGCACCGGGAACGCGAGGATGGCTGGCTCGTGCTGTGTGAGGAACTCTTTGATGGCCCGTCTGACCTTTGTCCGCCGGACGCGGAGCAGGACATCGGCCGCGGCCGGTGCGGTGTTGTCTTCGGAGTACGGAAGCAGCGCGATGTAACACAGTCCCGAACTGAAAAACACGAGGGCGATAGTCAGCCACGCTGGACCAGTCACGGCTTCGCCGACAAGCGTCGGAAAGAAGAACCCCGCAAGCACGAGCGCCCCGGATGCGGCACACAGTGTCACCAGTAGCCGGCCGACGATCTCCGAAATGCCACTGGCGTCTGAGGTGGCCATGCGTCGATATTCAGTATCGAATACATATATTACTATCCCACAGCGCGCTTCAAACTGGAGTCAGGGCGTCTCGATCCTGTCGGTGGCAGGCTGCAAGACAGTTTACTCGGGGGCGTCGGCTTCGGGTCCATCGCCGTCCGTCTCGATTCCGTCCAGCAGTGCTTCGCTCGACCCGCGGCCCAGCACCGACTGGCCCAGGAGCCGCCCGCCGATAGAGCGGGGATTGATAACTTCGTCCGCCCCGACAGCGCGGAACTTTTCGACGTGTTTCTCGGCGGTCGCCGCCGCGACTGTTCTGATGTCCGGATTGACGTTTTTCGTTGCGATGACCGCGAGCACGTCGCGTGCGTCGTCGTTACTCCCCACCACAACGCCACTCGCAGTCCCGACGCGTGCATCCCGGAGAACGTCCTCGTCGGTTGGGTCGCCGGTGAGCAGGTTCACGTCCTCGCTCTGCAGCGACGCGACGGTTTCCTCGTCGGGCGTGACGACGACGACCTCCGTCTCGTCGCCCAGCTCCTCGAGCAGCGATGCCGTAACGTCTCCGTACCCCAGAACCACGATGTGGTCCTCGAGAAGTGTGAGTTCTGATGCTGTCATGACTCCGAACGCTGTCGCCATTCTGGATTCGATAGCGGGGCCAATGAGCGCGCCTACGGCGACGGTGAACGCGCCGGTTCCGAACAGGATGATAGAGAGCGAGAACCACCGTGCTTCCGCTGTCACAGGTGTGATATCGCCGTAACCAACCGTCGCGATTGTGACGACGACGTAGTACACGGCGTCGCCCCAACTGTCGAGTTCGAGGAACTGGCCTCGCAGCCCGTAGGCACCCACGGTCCCGTAGAGAACGACGCCAAAAATCGCCGACAGCGATGCGATCTGAATCGGCGAGAGGTCAAGAGACTGGTCGAACCGGTGACGGTTGCGGACCAGCAGCGGGTACGTGACCAGCGTCAGCAACAACAACGGGATATCAGTTGGCTGAAACGTGGTAAGCGGCAGTACTACCAAACCGAGAAGCACGACGGCCGCCACGCGCCACGCGAGTTGTTTGCGCCGCTGGAGCCCGACCGTCACGATGCCGAGGACGAACGCGAACAACACCCCACCGAACCTGACGAACGGTAGCGGAAGGTCGACGACGGCGGTCAGCGGGCCATTAAGTGCAAGCGACGCCTGACTCAGATTCGAAAGGCCGGTCACGAACGCCAGCAGCGCGACCGTCCCGGTCAGGACGACCGTCGGTTTTGCGCCGGATAGCTCGTCCCACTCGACGAACGGGACTCTGTCAGCCGGATAGAACACGTCCTCCAGCGTCCGGTCCGACGAGTCTTCTGGGACGTTAGCCATTAGCATACTTTTGTCGGAGTCAATATAAAAAACACGCGGCGAGCGGGCACCGAACTCAAGTCAGCGGGCCACATACGACCAAATCAATGCGTCGATTGCACGAGCATGGGTGTCGCCGTTCGCCAAGGACGCTTAGAGAGAGTTGGAGCCGACTCATCTGGAGGGCGGACAGATGAACGCCGCCGTCCTGTTCGGACTGGGAACGATGATAGCCTGGGGGTTCTGGATAGCGTTTGGCAACGTCGCGTCAAGTACAATGGACCCGGAGACCGCGGCGTTCGTGTCCTACGCCGCTGCAACGGTCGTCACCGGGATATACGTCGTTGTCTCAGACGCATCGTCCGTCGTCACGAACCGGGGGATGATGTTTGCCGGCGCGGCGGGCGTCGCGGCGGCCGTCGGCGTGGTCTCGACGTTCGTCGGCGTGACTGTGGGGCCCACGTCGATCGTGTCCACCATCGGCGGGATGTACTTCATCACTGCCGCAGTCATCGGCGTTATCGCGTTCGGGGAGTCCATGACGTTGACGAAAGCCGCCGGCATCGGTCTGGCGCTGATAGCGATTGTCGTCATCAATCAGTGACTGGACACAACTGGTTGGCTTTCGAGAACGTTGTGTGAGTGTCCCCCGTCACAGCAGGGGTTTATGAGATGGGGGCAGGTACGGCCGGATATGAAGCGCGTAATCAGCACCGACGAGGCACCGGCCGCGGTCGGCGCGTACAGTCAGGCAACGTCGAACGGCGACCTCCTCATCACCGCCGGACAGCTCCCGCTAACGACAGACGGCGAACTCCTCGACGGCGAGCCAGTCGCCGACCAGACGCGGCAGTGCCTTCACAATGTCGCGGCGATTCTGGAGTCAGAAGACCTCTCGCTGGACGACGTACTCAAGACAACCGTCTATCTCGACGACATCGACGACTTCGACTCGTTCAACGAGGCCTACAGCGAGTTTTTCGAATCGGAGCCACCGGCGCGGAGCGCCGTCGGCGTTGGTGCGGTCCCGAAAGGTGCAGCGGTCGAAATCGAAGCTATCGCGACCACCGAGTAGCGAGCGCGGCCGTTCCGTATCTTATCGCAACTCCATCTGTTCTGCTCGCTCTGCGGCGAGCGTCGTCAGTTCGTCGACGCTACTGTCCGAGCGGTCCGCAAGGACGCGAAGCAACATTCCGAGCTGTATGGCCGCTGCCTCGCGGAGTTCGGCCGCCTCCTCGGTGTCGTTACCGAAATAGTACTCGTGGCGGCCGTCCTCGTGGATAATGCCGGTGTACACCGAGCGCAGGTCGGCCTCGGTTATCGCGGCTGACGCCTCCGTCTTGACTTCCTCGAACCGTGGGTTCATGATTTCGATTGGGGGTAACGTCCCGCTGCCTCATTGTTTCAGCGGAACGACTCGGCCAGCGCTGTCCCATTATTGTGTAAGCAAGTGATATGTTGTGTGGGTCGATGACGCCACTGCAACCAGTGGTCCCGGGACCGCTCGGCTGGGGTTTTTAATCGTTCAACACGAGGCACAGAGTATGACACGGGAAACCACGGCCCTCGCTCATTCGACCGCCGTCCGGGTGTCGACGGACGGCCGATCACAGAACGGGGACCGGGTCCTCGCCGCGGCGCGGACGACGGCGGACTCGACACCGGTCGTCAGGACAGGGCCAACGGGCATCACAGCAGCCACACCGCTAGTGATGGTTACACGTAGCGGACGGACAGCCTTCTACAGCGACCCGTCACCGGCGACCGTCCGTGACCTCATCGACGAACTGGAAGCGGGGACAGTACCGACAGCCGATGCGGACGCTGTCGTCGAGCACGACCCCGAAACGGCGTCGCTCCCCGCCCCGGAGCGTGGCCCGCTCTCAGTCGGCCGCCGCAACGTACTGGGCCCCTGTGGCTGGGTCGCCCCGCTTTCGCCGGCCGACTGGTCGTTCGTCTCAACCCAACGGACCGCCGACGTTGCAGCG comes from the Haloarcula hispanica ATCC 33960 genome and includes:
- a CDS encoding dicarboxylate/amino acid:cation symporter, with product MLQPIHTLWSRYRSIPLIWRIFVAFILGAGAGIAFGEQMAVVRPVGDLFLRLLNMLVIPIIVFTLLTGIRQLSPAKLGRIGGATVGLYALTTTLAGIIGLAVANVLQPGRGLEFGGGEAQSKAPPSLLDVVLGIVPNNPVAALAEGNLLATVFFVIVFGIALTYVRSQQDALADSVDSVFEAFEVGAEAMFVIVRGVLEFGVLGVFALMASGIGTEGIGLFSSLGELVLAVTIAIVIHIGFTYLVLLMGVVADVSPIAFLSGAKDAMVTAFATRSSSGTLPVTMRNADEDLQIAERVYSFTLPVGATANMDGAAIRQAVTVMFAANVVGQPLVLTEQVFVLIVAVLISIGTAGVPGAGIVMLTVILTQVGLPLEVVGFVAGVDPILGRIATMNNVTGDLAVSTVVGKWNDGLDLNEGVWSRNLSGVAEFVPGDD
- the epsC gene encoding serine O-acetyltransferase EpsC, with the protein product MDYCYTGDTHEKLFEAYQADEEPFPTQTQMEFPRREHRRPEVDILKRLFFPTCWNAAELVRDELAVLDRLDTLGGLFFAGIRPYAGSDPAETVDAVINRLPAIRTRLKRDVEAAFKGDPAAKTYMEIIRSYPGFMAILVQRVAHTLYEAGASEYARELTEYAKTETGIDIHPGAEIGDYFFIDHGTGVVIGETTTVGEWVRLYQDVTLGALHFEADESDEHRLKKGYKRHPDIGDHVVIGAGTKVLGAITVGDHVSIGANSWVTDDVPDETKVYVTDHPTQERKRTK
- a CDS encoding bifunctional methylenetetrahydrofolate dehydrogenase/methenyltetrahydrofolate cyclohydrolase — protein: MTTIIDGNEIGDQITAGVAACTDTLVGEAVTPGLATVLMSDDGASETYVSMKQQACEEIGIEGFHYEISADEPAETLFSTIDELNADPAVHGILVQMPVPDHVPKRDVLERIDPMKDVDGFHPENVGRLVAGNARYKPCTPHGIQKILAETGVETEGKDAVVVGRSDIVGKPMANLLIQYGPGGNATTTVCHSRTDDLAEKTRNADIVIAAAGVPEMIDGSMLSAGTTVIDVGINRVDADTEKGYELVGDVDFESAKAKADAITPVPGGVGPLTIAMLMYNTVKAASLQSGVDISLP
- the pabB gene encoding aminodeoxychorismate synthase, component I, coding for MSEIRFSTDRESFIETARTAADGARVPVEARVTVPDPFEAYRRARDGNTDGFYLETTGGQSGWGYFGVDPVEQIEVSASATPAQDGGSPSIETIDELLDREHLERGDCTVPYPCGAFGWLSYDVARELEDIPETTVSDGLPRLQFGVFDCIAAWEEPHDGDVEIHVTACPTVDGSAESAFERGRTMARELAQDAIHGEKHVQSQPTAASQATFESECGEAAFADRVRQIKQYVRDGDTFQTNVSHRLTAPAAVHPVDTFDAVRRVNPAPYSALLEFPGVDLVSASPELLLDVDGDQLLTEPIAGTRPRGATPSEDEDLEADLCSDEKERAEHAMLVDLERNDLGKVSEYGSVDVAEYRRVDRYSEVMHLVSLIEGELRDDVSIADAVAAVFPGGTITGAPKPRTMEIIDEVERTRRGPYTGSIGMFGFDDRATLNITIRTLVHYDGEYRLRVGSGIVHDSVPEAEYRETLDKARALVTAVDEALGEQGSFAVESETEPMEGMR
- a CDS encoding anthranilate synthase component II, coding for MILIIDNYDSFAYNLVQYVGEFDDVTVRRNDAIDVEGIHELDPDGIVVSPGPGTPAEAGVSIDVFAETEYPALGVCLGHQALCAAHGTPVGHAPSVVHGKPSEVRHDGTRLYDGINDPFEVGRYHSLAVEAAALPDELEETAYTNDEQGVVMGVQHAEKPHIGVQFHPESILTDAGKQIVENFCTGIAEA
- a CDS encoding BCCT family transporter, with product MATSDASGISEIVGRLLVTLCAASGALVLAGFFFPTLVGEAVTGPAWLTIALVFFSSGLCYIALLPYSEDNTAPAAADVLLRVRRTKVRRAIKEFLTQHEPAILAFPVLVFAAFFGLQIAFPARTTGAVDAAAATVLRGGGPLFLAAVFLSVCYCLFLLLGPWGEIKLGGPDTEPSYTYPTYFTLVFTAGIAAGLVFWGPTEALFHYDQPPPYIGAAAGSPGAVNGALVYTLFHWGVSAWSAYAVIGVPIAYFAFTRGAPLRVSTVLAPLLGVDELDSAWATLVDTLAVFATIGGIATSVALVSEQFLAGINYQWDVAAGEVGPVLFVGGLTLIFVVSSATGIHRGIRRIAGLNIVLFGLFALLIAAVGPRLFILQRGTQALGTYVVEFVPLSLHTGGQWVAAWTVWNWSWWFSWAPFAGLFIAALSRGRRVRTVVFTSVVATSAATMVWFLLLGGTSLFIQQTGQADILAAIAQRGGSEAVAGFPLFASLPLGQLLMFLFLALIIVFMATSADTSTLVVSVLATRRGMAPSATHIVFWGIFQGSVAVSVLLLGGAETLQALAVLTGGPFAVISLVAVGGLTVTWYRDEQGHTSLFRRAVRKLPDIQTHHDVDPPEKK
- a CDS encoding NAD-binding protein, with the translated sequence MANVPEDSSDRTLEDVFYPADRVPFVEWDELSGAKPTVVLTGTVALLAFVTGLSNLSQASLALNGPLTAVVDLPLPFVRFGGVLFAFVLGIVTVGLQRRKQLAWRVAAVVLLGLVVLPLTTFQPTDIPLLLLTLVTYPLLVRNRHRFDQSLDLSPIQIASLSAIFGVVLYGTVGAYGLRGQFLELDSWGDAVYYVVVTIATVGYGDITPVTAEARWFSLSIILFGTGAFTVAVGALIGPAIESRMATAFGVMTASELTLLEDHIVVLGYGDVTASLLEELGDETEVVVVTPDEETVASLQSEDVNLLTGDPTDEDVLRDARVGTASGVVVGSNDDARDVLAVIATKNVNPDIRTVAAATAEKHVEKFRAVGADEVINPRSIGGRLLGQSVLGRGSSEALLDGIETDGDGPEADAPE
- a CDS encoding EamA family transporter, yielding MNAAVLFGLGTMIAWGFWIAFGNVASSTMDPETAAFVSYAAATVVTGIYVVVSDASSVVTNRGMMFAGAAGVAAAVGVVSTFVGVTVGPTSIVSTIGGMYFITAAVIGVIAFGESMTLTKAAGIGLALIAIVVINQ
- a CDS encoding Rid family detoxifying hydrolase, whose product is MKRVISTDEAPAAVGAYSQATSNGDLLITAGQLPLTTDGELLDGEPVADQTRQCLHNVAAILESEDLSLDDVLKTTVYLDDIDDFDSFNEAYSEFFESEPPARSAVGVGAVPKGAAVEIEAIATTE